The Deltaproteobacteria bacterium genomic sequence AACGCCTCGTCCATCGTCCCGAATCCCCCGGGAAAGAGGACGACCCCGCTCGACTCCTTGAGAAAGAGCAGCTTCCGCGCGAAGAAATATTTCGTGTGGATCCGCCGCGGGTTCCCCTCCATCACGGGGTTGTCCCCCTGCTCGAACGGCAGGAGGATGTTCACCCCGATCGAATGTTCCCGACCCGCCCCCCGGTGCGCGGCCGCCATGATGCCGTCGCCCGCGCCGGTCACGACGAACCACCCCGAGCTGGCCATCTCCCGGCCGAACGCCTCCGCCTGCCGGCACGCCGGGGAGTCCGGGGGGAGGCGCGCCGATCCGAATACCGTGACCTTGGGGCGATCCCGGAGCCCGTCGAAGAACCGGAAGGCGTGCCGGAGTTCCTTCAGGGTGCGGGAGAGCAGCTTCAGGTCCGCCCGCCCCGCCCCGTCTTCGCCCAACCCGTCGACGGTGCGGTGCATCTCCTGCAGAAGCTCCCCGGTCGATACCCGCGCATTCCTGCCGTTCCAGGTCACGCGCTCCTCCTCCGCGACCCGGGTTGCGGGATGGAGCCCCTCCGGCTCTCGACGTACGAGATCCGGTAGATCATCCCGGCCTTGTCGTCGGAGACCAGGAGGGAGCCGTCGGGCAGCTCCTGCACGTCCACGGGCCGGCCCCACGCCTTGCCGTCCGACAGCCACCCCTCCGCGAACGGCTCGTACCCCGCCGCGCGGTTCCCTTCCAGGCGGACGAACGTGACGCGGTACCCCACCGGATTCGAGCGGTTCCACGACCCGTGCTCGGCGATGAAGATCCCGCCGCGGTACGCGGACGGAAACATCGCCCCCTGGTAAAACCGCATCCCGAGGGACGCGGAGTGGGCGGGCAGCTCGAGTTCCGGGGGGGTGAAGCCGGCCGGCTTCCCCCTGCCGCCGAAATCCGGGTCGGGAAGGAATTTCCCGTGGGTGTACGGAAATCCGAAGTGGAGCCCCGTTCGGGGCGCCCGGTTCAGCTCGTCCGGCGGAAGGTCGTCCCCCATCCAGTCGCGGCCGTTGTCGGTGAACCAGAGCTCCTTCGTTTCCGGGTTCCAGTCGAACCCGACGGTGTTGCGCACTCCCGAGGCGAACAGCTCGAGGCCGGTCCCGTCGGGGTT encodes the following:
- a CDS encoding LOG family protein, whose translation is MTWNGRNARVSTGELLQEMHRTVDGLGEDGAGRADLKLLSRTLKELRHAFRFFDGLRDRPKVTVFGSARLPPDSPACRQAEAFGREMASSGWFVVTGAGDGIMAAAHRGAGREHSIGVNILLPFEQGDNPVMEGNPRRIHTKYFFARKLLFLKESSGVVLFPGGFGTMDEAFEVLTLLQTGKTHPFPVVLVDVPGGNYWATWRGFLEEDLWKAEMSSAEDFSLFRITSSVEEAVQEILGFHRVFHSARYVGPELVIRLRELIPPGAPAI
- a CDS encoding sorbosone dehydrogenase family protein, whose protein sequence is MALGERGTLFVGTRKGEVYAVPPGGTTKESRRVVAIARGLRSPNGVAIRNGALYVAEIHRVLRYDAIESRLSDPPRPVVVNEGFPTDGHHGWKFIRFGPDGKLYVPVGAPCNVCERSDPRYAAIHRMNPDGTGLELFASGVRNTVGFDWNPETKELWFTDNGRDWMGDDLPPDELNRAPRTGLHFGFPYTHGKFLPDPDFGGRGKPAGFTPPELELPAHSASLGMRFYQGAMFPSAYRGGIFIAEHGSWNRSNPVGYRVTFVRLEGNRAAGYEPFAEGWLSDGKAWGRPVDVQELPDGSLLVSDDKAGMIYRISYVESRRGSIPQPGSRRRSA